A genome region from Labrus mixtus chromosome 9, fLabMix1.1, whole genome shotgun sequence includes the following:
- the picalmb gene encoding phosphatidylinositol binding clathrin assembly protein b isoform X1: MSGQSITDRITAAQHSVTGSAVSKTVCKATTHEVMGPKKKHLDYLIHCTNEMNVNIPQLADSLFERTTNTSWVVVFKSLITTHHLMVYGNERFVQYLASRNTLFNLSNFLDKSGLQGYDMSTFIRRYSRYLNEKAVSYRQVAFDFTKVKRGVDGVMRTMNTEKLLKTIPIIQNQMDALLDFNVNANELTNGVINAAFMLLFKDSIRLFAAYNEGIINLLEKYFDMKKTQCKEGLDIYKKFLTRMTRISEFLKVAEQVGIDRGDIPDLSQFTVCAPSSLLEALEQHLASLEGKKVKDSTAASRASTLSNAVSSLASTGMSFTKVDEREKQAALEEEQARLKALKEQRLKELSKRPSFATTDTSPISTTGGTISTAPAIDLFSTPSCSNGAVKIESDLFDLQSTFQPSMQSGSTGLPVATAWADPFTSAEAGDDSMPNLNPFLSKLVVDATHLPVVSSDGVSFPSRTSGHEMFGDRYNPFTDTNSSVSTNYKRTVRIEHSISDSFCGPVSIAQHLPHQAPYPTEPSTVAGLFRGYSTPQGPPQQSAGGLQVDFESVFGAKATGSNSLNSDDIAGSILKPTLAGSNLQPGQLPDKLVSDDLDSSLANLVGNLGIGNGTMKNDIHWSQPGEKRMTGGTNWQPKAAPSTTWNPVSMPPSIMAFPATTPTGMMGYGMPPQMGSMGMMNPPTMMYSQPVMRPPNPFGSVSSAQVGAPQSDCSTTLLHNEPSAASSPSSQSPLRAPGQDPFAHLSLKDFL; this comes from the exons ATGTCGGGCCAGAGCATTACGGACCGGATCACCGCAGCCCAGCACAGTGTAACGGGATCCGCCGTGTCGAAAACAGTGTGCAAGGCCACCACACACGAAGTCATGGGCccgaaaaagaaacatttggaCT ATTTAATCCACTGTACCAACGAGATGAACGTCAACATTCCCCAACTGGCCGACTCGCTGTTTGAGCGGACGACCAACACCAGCTGGGTGGTTGTGTTTAAGTCTCTCATCACGACACACCACCTCATGGTCTACGGCAACGAG cgTTTTGTTCAGTACTTGGCTTCAAGGAATACACTTTTCAACCTCAGTAATTTTTTGGACAAAAGTGGGCTACAAG GTTACGACATGTCCACGTTTATCAGGAGATACAGTCGATACCTGAATGAGAAAGCTGTTTCATACAGACAGGTGGCTTTTGACTTCACAAAAGTTAAACGAGG CGTGGACGGCGTAATGAGGACCATGAATACAGAGAAGCTGCTGAAGACCATCCCCATCATTCAGAACCAGATGGACGCCCTCCTCGATTTCAAT GTCAATGCCAACGAGCTGACTAATGGAGTCATCAATGCAGCCTTCATGCTCCTCTTCAAAGACTCCATCAGGCTGTTTGCTGCTTATAATGAAGGCATTATTAACCTGCTCG AGAAATACTTTGACATGAAGAAGACTCAGTGTAAAGAAGGTTTGGACATTTATAAGAAGTTTCTCACCCGAATGACTCGGATATCGGAGTTCCTCAAAGTAGCAGAA CAAGTGGGCATCGATCGAGGAGACATTCCAGACCTTTCTCAG TTCACAGTTTGT GCTCCCAGCAGCCTTCTGGAAGCTCTGGAGCAGCACTTGGCCTCTTTAGAGGGCAAGAAGGTCAAAGACTCCACCGCAGCCAGCAG ggcCAGCACTCTGTCAAATGCCGTGTCATCGCTGGCCAGCACGGGGATGTCCTTCACTAAAGTAGACGAGCGGGAGAAGCAGGCAGCTCTGGAAGAGGAGCAGGCTCGACTCAAAGCGCTGAAG GAACAGAGGCTCAAGGAACTCTCTAAGAGGCCCTCCTTCGCCACCACCGACACATCACCAATCTCCACCACCGGGGGCACCATCAGCACAGCACCAGCCATCGACCTCTTCTCCACACCCAGCTGCTCTAACGG GGCAGTGAAGATTGAGAGCGACCTCTTTGACCTGCAGTCGACTTTCCAGCCCTCCATGCAGTCAGGCTCGACAGGGCTTCCAGTGGCAACAGCATGGGCAG ATCCTTTCACCTCTGCTGAAGCTGGAGACGATTCCATGCCAAACCTTAACCCTTTCCTCTCAAAACTCGTTGTCGATGCCACTCACTTACCTGTCGTGTCTTCAGACGGTGTTAGCTTTCCCTCTAGGACATCTGGTCATGAAATGTTTGGTG ATCGTTACAATCCCTTTACTGACACAAACTCATCAGTATCAACCAATTACAAACGCACAGTGCGGATAGAACACTCCATCTCAG ACTCCTTCTGTGGTCCAGTGTCCATTGCCCAGCACCTCCCACACCAGGCTCCTTACCCCACTGAGCCCTCTACTGTAGCAGGTCTATTCAGAG GATACTCAACGCCACAGGGCCCTCCTCAGCAGTCTGCAGGGGGACTCCAGGTGGACTTTGAGTCTGTTTTTGGAGCCAAAGCCACAGGCAGCAACAGCCTCAATTCTGATG ATATAGCTGGGAGTATCTTAAAACCTACTCTAGCCGGCTCCAACCTGCAGCCTGGCCAGCTTCCAGACAAGCTGGTTTCAGATGACCTTGACTCTTCCCTGGCTAACCTTGTCGGCA ACCTGGGTATCGGGAATGGCACGATGAAGAA TGACATCCACTGGAGCCAGCCAGGGGAGAAAAGGATGACTGGTGGCACCAACTGGCAGCCCAAAGCGGCCCCATCCACGACCTGGAACCCCGTATCCATG CCTCCTTCAATCATGGCCTTCCCTGCCACCACACCCACAGGCATGATGGGATACGGCATG CCTCCACAAATGGGCTCTATGGGGATGATGAATCCGCCCACCATGATGTACTCGCAGCCTGTGATGAGGCCACCCAACCCTTTCGGCTCTGTGTCGAGCGCTCAGGTGGGTGCACCGCAGTCTGACTGCTCCACCACGCTGCTGCACAATGAA CCCTCCGCAGCCTCTAGTCCTTCCAGCCAGAGTCCTCTCCGAGCCCCTGGACAGGACCCGTTTGCACACCTCTCTCTCAAGGATTTCTTGTAG
- the picalmb gene encoding phosphatidylinositol binding clathrin assembly protein b isoform X7: MSGQSITDRITAAQHSVTGSAVSKTVCKATTHEVMGPKKKHLDYLIHCTNEMNVNIPQLADSLFERTTNTSWVVVFKSLITTHHLMVYGNERFVQYLASRNTLFNLSNFLDKSGLQGYDMSTFIRRYSRYLNEKAVSYRQVAFDFTKVKRGVDGVMRTMNTEKLLKTIPIIQNQMDALLDFNVNANELTNGVINAAFMLLFKDSIRLFAAYNEGIINLLEKYFDMKKTQCKEGLDIYKKFLTRMTRISEFLKVAEQVGIDRGDIPDLSQFTVCAPSSLLEALEQHLASLEGKKVKDSTAASRASTLSNAVSSLASTGMSFTKVDEREKQAALEEEQARLKALKEQRLKELSKRPSFATTDTSPISTTGGTISTAPAIDLFSTPSCSNGAVKIESDLFDLQSTFQPSMQSGSTGLPVATAWADPFTSAEAGDDSMPNLNPFLSKLVVDATHLPVVSSDGVSFPSRTSGHEMFGDSFCGPVSIAQHLPHQAPYPTEPSTVAGLFRGYSTPQGPPQQSAGGLQVDFESVFGAKATGSNSLNSDDIAGSILKPTLAGSNLQPGQLPDKLVSDDLDSSLANLVGNLGIGNGTMKNDIHWSQPGEKRMTGGTNWQPKAAPSTTWNPVSMPPSIMAFPATTPTGMMGYGMPPQMGSMGMMNPPTMMYSQPVMRPPNPFGSVSSAQVGAPQSDCSTTLLHNEPSAASSPSSQSPLRAPGQDPFAHLSLKDFL, translated from the exons ATGTCGGGCCAGAGCATTACGGACCGGATCACCGCAGCCCAGCACAGTGTAACGGGATCCGCCGTGTCGAAAACAGTGTGCAAGGCCACCACACACGAAGTCATGGGCccgaaaaagaaacatttggaCT ATTTAATCCACTGTACCAACGAGATGAACGTCAACATTCCCCAACTGGCCGACTCGCTGTTTGAGCGGACGACCAACACCAGCTGGGTGGTTGTGTTTAAGTCTCTCATCACGACACACCACCTCATGGTCTACGGCAACGAG cgTTTTGTTCAGTACTTGGCTTCAAGGAATACACTTTTCAACCTCAGTAATTTTTTGGACAAAAGTGGGCTACAAG GTTACGACATGTCCACGTTTATCAGGAGATACAGTCGATACCTGAATGAGAAAGCTGTTTCATACAGACAGGTGGCTTTTGACTTCACAAAAGTTAAACGAGG CGTGGACGGCGTAATGAGGACCATGAATACAGAGAAGCTGCTGAAGACCATCCCCATCATTCAGAACCAGATGGACGCCCTCCTCGATTTCAAT GTCAATGCCAACGAGCTGACTAATGGAGTCATCAATGCAGCCTTCATGCTCCTCTTCAAAGACTCCATCAGGCTGTTTGCTGCTTATAATGAAGGCATTATTAACCTGCTCG AGAAATACTTTGACATGAAGAAGACTCAGTGTAAAGAAGGTTTGGACATTTATAAGAAGTTTCTCACCCGAATGACTCGGATATCGGAGTTCCTCAAAGTAGCAGAA CAAGTGGGCATCGATCGAGGAGACATTCCAGACCTTTCTCAG TTCACAGTTTGT GCTCCCAGCAGCCTTCTGGAAGCTCTGGAGCAGCACTTGGCCTCTTTAGAGGGCAAGAAGGTCAAAGACTCCACCGCAGCCAGCAG ggcCAGCACTCTGTCAAATGCCGTGTCATCGCTGGCCAGCACGGGGATGTCCTTCACTAAAGTAGACGAGCGGGAGAAGCAGGCAGCTCTGGAAGAGGAGCAGGCTCGACTCAAAGCGCTGAAG GAACAGAGGCTCAAGGAACTCTCTAAGAGGCCCTCCTTCGCCACCACCGACACATCACCAATCTCCACCACCGGGGGCACCATCAGCACAGCACCAGCCATCGACCTCTTCTCCACACCCAGCTGCTCTAACGG GGCAGTGAAGATTGAGAGCGACCTCTTTGACCTGCAGTCGACTTTCCAGCCCTCCATGCAGTCAGGCTCGACAGGGCTTCCAGTGGCAACAGCATGGGCAG ATCCTTTCACCTCTGCTGAAGCTGGAGACGATTCCATGCCAAACCTTAACCCTTTCCTCTCAAAACTCGTTGTCGATGCCACTCACTTACCTGTCGTGTCTTCAGACGGTGTTAGCTTTCCCTCTAGGACATCTGGTCATGAAATGTTTGGTG ACTCCTTCTGTGGTCCAGTGTCCATTGCCCAGCACCTCCCACACCAGGCTCCTTACCCCACTGAGCCCTCTACTGTAGCAGGTCTATTCAGAG GATACTCAACGCCACAGGGCCCTCCTCAGCAGTCTGCAGGGGGACTCCAGGTGGACTTTGAGTCTGTTTTTGGAGCCAAAGCCACAGGCAGCAACAGCCTCAATTCTGATG ATATAGCTGGGAGTATCTTAAAACCTACTCTAGCCGGCTCCAACCTGCAGCCTGGCCAGCTTCCAGACAAGCTGGTTTCAGATGACCTTGACTCTTCCCTGGCTAACCTTGTCGGCA ACCTGGGTATCGGGAATGGCACGATGAAGAA TGACATCCACTGGAGCCAGCCAGGGGAGAAAAGGATGACTGGTGGCACCAACTGGCAGCCCAAAGCGGCCCCATCCACGACCTGGAACCCCGTATCCATG CCTCCTTCAATCATGGCCTTCCCTGCCACCACACCCACAGGCATGATGGGATACGGCATG CCTCCACAAATGGGCTCTATGGGGATGATGAATCCGCCCACCATGATGTACTCGCAGCCTGTGATGAGGCCACCCAACCCTTTCGGCTCTGTGTCGAGCGCTCAGGTGGGTGCACCGCAGTCTGACTGCTCCACCACGCTGCTGCACAATGAA CCCTCCGCAGCCTCTAGTCCTTCCAGCCAGAGTCCTCTCCGAGCCCCTGGACAGGACCCGTTTGCACACCTCTCTCTCAAGGATTTCTTGTAG
- the picalmb gene encoding phosphatidylinositol binding clathrin assembly protein b isoform X3 codes for MSGQSITDRITAAQHSVTGSAVSKTVCKATTHEVMGPKKKHLDYLIHCTNEMNVNIPQLADSLFERTTNTSWVVVFKSLITTHHLMVYGNERFVQYLASRNTLFNLSNFLDKSGLQGYDMSTFIRRYSRYLNEKAVSYRQVAFDFTKVKRGVDGVMRTMNTEKLLKTIPIIQNQMDALLDFNVNANELTNGVINAAFMLLFKDSIRLFAAYNEGIINLLEKYFDMKKTQCKEGLDIYKKFLTRMTRISEFLKVAEQVGIDRGDIPDLSQAPSSLLEALEQHLASLEGKKVKDSTAASRASTLSNAVSSLASTGMSFTKVDEREKQAALEEEQARLKALKEQRLKELSKRPSFATTDTSPISTTGGTISTAPAIDLFSTPSCSNGAVKIESDLFDLQSTFQPSMQSGSTGLPVATAWADPFTSAEAGDDSMPNLNPFLSKLVVDATHLPVVSSDGVSFPSRTSGHEMFGDRYNPFTDTNSSVSTNYKRTVRIEHSISDSFCGPVSIAQHLPHQAPYPTEPSTVAGLFRGYSTPQGPPQQSAGGLQVDFESVFGAKATGSNSLNSDDIAGSILKPTLAGSNLQPGQLPDKLVSDDLDSSLANLVGNLGIGNGTMKNDIHWSQPGEKRMTGGTNWQPKAAPSTTWNPVSMPPSIMAFPATTPTGMMGYGMPPQMGSMGMMNPPTMMYSQPVMRPPNPFGSVSSAQVGAPQSDCSTTLLHNEPSAASSPSSQSPLRAPGQDPFAHLSLKDFL; via the exons ATGTCGGGCCAGAGCATTACGGACCGGATCACCGCAGCCCAGCACAGTGTAACGGGATCCGCCGTGTCGAAAACAGTGTGCAAGGCCACCACACACGAAGTCATGGGCccgaaaaagaaacatttggaCT ATTTAATCCACTGTACCAACGAGATGAACGTCAACATTCCCCAACTGGCCGACTCGCTGTTTGAGCGGACGACCAACACCAGCTGGGTGGTTGTGTTTAAGTCTCTCATCACGACACACCACCTCATGGTCTACGGCAACGAG cgTTTTGTTCAGTACTTGGCTTCAAGGAATACACTTTTCAACCTCAGTAATTTTTTGGACAAAAGTGGGCTACAAG GTTACGACATGTCCACGTTTATCAGGAGATACAGTCGATACCTGAATGAGAAAGCTGTTTCATACAGACAGGTGGCTTTTGACTTCACAAAAGTTAAACGAGG CGTGGACGGCGTAATGAGGACCATGAATACAGAGAAGCTGCTGAAGACCATCCCCATCATTCAGAACCAGATGGACGCCCTCCTCGATTTCAAT GTCAATGCCAACGAGCTGACTAATGGAGTCATCAATGCAGCCTTCATGCTCCTCTTCAAAGACTCCATCAGGCTGTTTGCTGCTTATAATGAAGGCATTATTAACCTGCTCG AGAAATACTTTGACATGAAGAAGACTCAGTGTAAAGAAGGTTTGGACATTTATAAGAAGTTTCTCACCCGAATGACTCGGATATCGGAGTTCCTCAAAGTAGCAGAA CAAGTGGGCATCGATCGAGGAGACATTCCAGACCTTTCTCAG GCTCCCAGCAGCCTTCTGGAAGCTCTGGAGCAGCACTTGGCCTCTTTAGAGGGCAAGAAGGTCAAAGACTCCACCGCAGCCAGCAG ggcCAGCACTCTGTCAAATGCCGTGTCATCGCTGGCCAGCACGGGGATGTCCTTCACTAAAGTAGACGAGCGGGAGAAGCAGGCAGCTCTGGAAGAGGAGCAGGCTCGACTCAAAGCGCTGAAG GAACAGAGGCTCAAGGAACTCTCTAAGAGGCCCTCCTTCGCCACCACCGACACATCACCAATCTCCACCACCGGGGGCACCATCAGCACAGCACCAGCCATCGACCTCTTCTCCACACCCAGCTGCTCTAACGG GGCAGTGAAGATTGAGAGCGACCTCTTTGACCTGCAGTCGACTTTCCAGCCCTCCATGCAGTCAGGCTCGACAGGGCTTCCAGTGGCAACAGCATGGGCAG ATCCTTTCACCTCTGCTGAAGCTGGAGACGATTCCATGCCAAACCTTAACCCTTTCCTCTCAAAACTCGTTGTCGATGCCACTCACTTACCTGTCGTGTCTTCAGACGGTGTTAGCTTTCCCTCTAGGACATCTGGTCATGAAATGTTTGGTG ATCGTTACAATCCCTTTACTGACACAAACTCATCAGTATCAACCAATTACAAACGCACAGTGCGGATAGAACACTCCATCTCAG ACTCCTTCTGTGGTCCAGTGTCCATTGCCCAGCACCTCCCACACCAGGCTCCTTACCCCACTGAGCCCTCTACTGTAGCAGGTCTATTCAGAG GATACTCAACGCCACAGGGCCCTCCTCAGCAGTCTGCAGGGGGACTCCAGGTGGACTTTGAGTCTGTTTTTGGAGCCAAAGCCACAGGCAGCAACAGCCTCAATTCTGATG ATATAGCTGGGAGTATCTTAAAACCTACTCTAGCCGGCTCCAACCTGCAGCCTGGCCAGCTTCCAGACAAGCTGGTTTCAGATGACCTTGACTCTTCCCTGGCTAACCTTGTCGGCA ACCTGGGTATCGGGAATGGCACGATGAAGAA TGACATCCACTGGAGCCAGCCAGGGGAGAAAAGGATGACTGGTGGCACCAACTGGCAGCCCAAAGCGGCCCCATCCACGACCTGGAACCCCGTATCCATG CCTCCTTCAATCATGGCCTTCCCTGCCACCACACCCACAGGCATGATGGGATACGGCATG CCTCCACAAATGGGCTCTATGGGGATGATGAATCCGCCCACCATGATGTACTCGCAGCCTGTGATGAGGCCACCCAACCCTTTCGGCTCTGTGTCGAGCGCTCAGGTGGGTGCACCGCAGTCTGACTGCTCCACCACGCTGCTGCACAATGAA CCCTCCGCAGCCTCTAGTCCTTCCAGCCAGAGTCCTCTCCGAGCCCCTGGACAGGACCCGTTTGCACACCTCTCTCTCAAGGATTTCTTGTAG
- the picalmb gene encoding phosphatidylinositol binding clathrin assembly protein b isoform X10 has translation MSGQSITDRITAAQHSVTGSAVSKTVCKATTHEVMGPKKKHLDYLIHCTNEMNVNIPQLADSLFERTTNTSWVVVFKSLITTHHLMVYGNERFVQYLASRNTLFNLSNFLDKSGLQGYDMSTFIRRYSRYLNEKAVSYRQVAFDFTKVKRGVDGVMRTMNTEKLLKTIPIIQNQMDALLDFNVNANELTNGVINAAFMLLFKDSIRLFAAYNEGIINLLEKYFDMKKTQCKEGLDIYKKFLTRMTRISEFLKVAEQVGIDRGDIPDLSQFTVCAPSSLLEALEQHLASLEGKKVKDSTAASRASTLSNAVSSLASTGMSFTKVDEREKQAALEEEQARLKALKEQRLKELSKRPSFATTDTSPISTTGGTISTAPAIDLFSTPSCSNGAVKIESDLFDLQSTFQPSMQSGSTGLPVATAWADSFCGPVSIAQHLPHQAPYPTEPSTVAGLFRGYSTPQGPPQQSAGGLQVDFESVFGAKATGSNSLNSDDIAGSILKPTLAGSNLQPGQLPDKLVSDDLDSSLANLVGNLGIGNGTMKNDIHWSQPGEKRMTGGTNWQPKAAPSTTWNPVSMPPSIMAFPATTPTGMMGYGMPPQMGSMGMMNPPTMMYSQPVMRPPNPFGSVSSAQVGAPQSDCSTTLLHNEPSAASSPSSQSPLRAPGQDPFAHLSLKDFL, from the exons ATGTCGGGCCAGAGCATTACGGACCGGATCACCGCAGCCCAGCACAGTGTAACGGGATCCGCCGTGTCGAAAACAGTGTGCAAGGCCACCACACACGAAGTCATGGGCccgaaaaagaaacatttggaCT ATTTAATCCACTGTACCAACGAGATGAACGTCAACATTCCCCAACTGGCCGACTCGCTGTTTGAGCGGACGACCAACACCAGCTGGGTGGTTGTGTTTAAGTCTCTCATCACGACACACCACCTCATGGTCTACGGCAACGAG cgTTTTGTTCAGTACTTGGCTTCAAGGAATACACTTTTCAACCTCAGTAATTTTTTGGACAAAAGTGGGCTACAAG GTTACGACATGTCCACGTTTATCAGGAGATACAGTCGATACCTGAATGAGAAAGCTGTTTCATACAGACAGGTGGCTTTTGACTTCACAAAAGTTAAACGAGG CGTGGACGGCGTAATGAGGACCATGAATACAGAGAAGCTGCTGAAGACCATCCCCATCATTCAGAACCAGATGGACGCCCTCCTCGATTTCAAT GTCAATGCCAACGAGCTGACTAATGGAGTCATCAATGCAGCCTTCATGCTCCTCTTCAAAGACTCCATCAGGCTGTTTGCTGCTTATAATGAAGGCATTATTAACCTGCTCG AGAAATACTTTGACATGAAGAAGACTCAGTGTAAAGAAGGTTTGGACATTTATAAGAAGTTTCTCACCCGAATGACTCGGATATCGGAGTTCCTCAAAGTAGCAGAA CAAGTGGGCATCGATCGAGGAGACATTCCAGACCTTTCTCAG TTCACAGTTTGT GCTCCCAGCAGCCTTCTGGAAGCTCTGGAGCAGCACTTGGCCTCTTTAGAGGGCAAGAAGGTCAAAGACTCCACCGCAGCCAGCAG ggcCAGCACTCTGTCAAATGCCGTGTCATCGCTGGCCAGCACGGGGATGTCCTTCACTAAAGTAGACGAGCGGGAGAAGCAGGCAGCTCTGGAAGAGGAGCAGGCTCGACTCAAAGCGCTGAAG GAACAGAGGCTCAAGGAACTCTCTAAGAGGCCCTCCTTCGCCACCACCGACACATCACCAATCTCCACCACCGGGGGCACCATCAGCACAGCACCAGCCATCGACCTCTTCTCCACACCCAGCTGCTCTAACGG GGCAGTGAAGATTGAGAGCGACCTCTTTGACCTGCAGTCGACTTTCCAGCCCTCCATGCAGTCAGGCTCGACAGGGCTTCCAGTGGCAACAGCATGGGCAG ACTCCTTCTGTGGTCCAGTGTCCATTGCCCAGCACCTCCCACACCAGGCTCCTTACCCCACTGAGCCCTCTACTGTAGCAGGTCTATTCAGAG GATACTCAACGCCACAGGGCCCTCCTCAGCAGTCTGCAGGGGGACTCCAGGTGGACTTTGAGTCTGTTTTTGGAGCCAAAGCCACAGGCAGCAACAGCCTCAATTCTGATG ATATAGCTGGGAGTATCTTAAAACCTACTCTAGCCGGCTCCAACCTGCAGCCTGGCCAGCTTCCAGACAAGCTGGTTTCAGATGACCTTGACTCTTCCCTGGCTAACCTTGTCGGCA ACCTGGGTATCGGGAATGGCACGATGAAGAA TGACATCCACTGGAGCCAGCCAGGGGAGAAAAGGATGACTGGTGGCACCAACTGGCAGCCCAAAGCGGCCCCATCCACGACCTGGAACCCCGTATCCATG CCTCCTTCAATCATGGCCTTCCCTGCCACCACACCCACAGGCATGATGGGATACGGCATG CCTCCACAAATGGGCTCTATGGGGATGATGAATCCGCCCACCATGATGTACTCGCAGCCTGTGATGAGGCCACCCAACCCTTTCGGCTCTGTGTCGAGCGCTCAGGTGGGTGCACCGCAGTCTGACTGCTCCACCACGCTGCTGCACAATGAA CCCTCCGCAGCCTCTAGTCCTTCCAGCCAGAGTCCTCTCCGAGCCCCTGGACAGGACCCGTTTGCACACCTCTCTCTCAAGGATTTCTTGTAG